The genomic window CGATTGTAAAAAATTCCTCCACCCTAGTTTTGAAAATATCGAACACCACGAACAGCTCTAGGGCTTTGACGTAAGTGATCACCCGATCCCACTCATATCCCAACTTATCGTCAATCACCCGGGTGCGACTATAATCGAACTCGGGCAAGGAGATAAAATCGATTTTTTGAGTCCGCACCTGTCGGTAAGAGCCAGCGTTGTGCAAGAAATCCAGCAATGGTTGGCCTGGCACTGCGTCACGCATCTGGTAGCGGTACTCACCCTCCTTCTGCCCCATCCAGATCTTTTCCTGGCGCACGCAGAGGCGATTATGGAAGTAATCTTGGCGATACGCTCCGAATGGACCACTGGGCATATAGTCTCGATACCCGCCATCATGAAGGAGAATCGCGCCATTGTTCATGAGCAGGACGATGCTGTTTTCATCGGCATGACCATGGGTCATTTTTTCCTCTTCCACAGGAATCGTATCGCGCAAATAGTCTCGAAAAATACGGCCGCCATCACCTTCGTCCCTATAATTCAATAACAGATAAGTGGAGTTCGCCTGCCAGCCATTTCGGAGCACGATTTTCTTGCCGACGATGTCGTCCATGACTTCCTCGCTCAACTCCGTTGGTGGCTCTGCCGCGAGATCGACGTCGCTGCCGAAGCGATAGCAATCCAACAACATGCATCCCAAGCTTGCGCTTTTAGCATTATCAAATTTTATAAATTTTTTGGCAATGATGCTTGCTGCCCACTTGAGATGAGAATCGCGATAGGCTCGGGCTGCGGCTTCGAAGAACACGAGGAAACGATCCCAATTGGAATGCCAATTGGCATCGCCAAAATCTGGGATCATGCCATCTGGACACATCAAGTGCAAAAAATATTGAGCATTGTAGTACATCTCTGGAGTGCGAAACAGTTCGTCCATCTTGCCCAATGCATCCGCGTAACCTAACAGCGAATAAAGCCAAACCGCATTGTACAGACTAGCATCCTCGATCTCCCAATTTCCCCAATTGTCCATACCGATCGATTTTTCCAGCATTCTCCAGATGGGAGCACGGGGATGATCTGGCATTGCTCGGATTGCCCAAGCAAGACATTCAGCTCGCAGGATGCCTCGATTCATCGCCCCCCATTCTTGAGTCCGCAAGATGAAATCCATGCTTTCAGCAATGATGGCTTCTATTGTTTTTTGTTCCGATGGAGATAGATATTTAAGCCGTTTCAAAGTTTCATAAGATCGGATATAGCGCATGGCTGTAAAGATATTGGGCAAGGCAGGTAGCCCATCTTCATAATCGGCACGCCGTTTGATCGCAGTTTCTGGATACTCTTTACGATAATCGCCATAGCTCAAGAGCACTTGTTTTGCCCGATCGGCGTAATCCTTTTTCCCTTCAGCCTCAAAAAGAAAAGCATAAATAGTTGCCATCTCAAGAAGGGCGCCAGGGGGAATGTAACCGAAGGCAGAATTGGGGTCCAGATTTTTTTTCCAAACTGAAATCAATGAATCATGATGTTGCCAGGTCCAATCGGCAGTGTTACGGGAGAATTCGAGGTAGTGGCGAAGTGGGATTGGCTCAACCGAAAATATTTCTGTACAAAACAAACACAGTAAGACGATTAGGCCGAATGCAAGTCTTCTCATTTATCTTCCTCCATCCGATTTGGATTTTTATCGCGGGTACAACCTGCTTGAGAATTGATCAATCAATGATGTCCTACAAAACGGCTGCTTGATTAGGGGTGTGGCGCTTAGAATCAACAAGTTTTTTGATGGGAAAAATCCACATCAGCGATGAACTGCATTTGCTCTCTGAACCGCGGTTTATGTTGCAATTCAATTAATGACCTGCGCTCGTCGGCTTAGCCAGAATCCCATAAATAAAAATGTCCCCCAGCGTTTGAGCAGATGTGGCGAGGCTATACCGTTTGTTTTTGGACAACACCCAGAAACCAGACAGCTCATCCAGCGCGCCAAACAGGATTCGTTTGGCGATCCCGGGAATAATATCAGGCCGAACCTCGCCGTTCTTCTGGCCTTGAATGATAATAGATGAGATGATGTTCAAATAGTCGTTTAGCTTGCTGCCCATATACTCTTTCATGAATTTATGGCTCTGGCGCAGCTCAATTTGCAATACTTCGGCCAATTCCTTATTGCTGGCAATGACCTCAAGATGAATTTGAATGAATTTTCTGATCTTGTTCTCAAAACCTTCTTCCTTGGCGACCTCCTCCTTCATGCGCCGAATGATTTTAACCATTTCTTCCTCGAAAAGGGAGATGAGTAAATCATCTTTGTTTTTGAAATAGAGATAAATCGTACCGTCAGCGACATTGGCTAGCTTGGCAATCTGGGCAATAGTGGATTTGTAGAAACCGTGCTGCGCAAAAATTTGTGTTGCTGCCTTAAGGATCCGTTCGCGCTTGTCATTGCTGTTCTGTTTCATCTAATTGATTTTCCCTTCATCATTCATTGGTTGTTTGTCTTATTTATAAGGTCGAAGAATCATTTAATCGGATTTGCTGAATGAGCATTCATTCACTAATTTACATTTTTTTCTTTCAATGTCAAGTAGTTTTTCTGTCGAAATTTCATTAGCTTATCTTTTTTTGCGGTGAAGAAAATATTCCTTGACATTTTAAAAATTTTATTTTATTATTAAAGGTTATGAATATAGATTTTTTTCAGTTAACAAATCAAATATGATCGGGCAGGGCTTTTATTAAAAAATGCCGATGTCGTTATCTGAAAAAATTTTTTAAAATTTTATGATGATCAGATCGTCAACGCTTGGCAGGAAATTGACGAGATCACGATCTTATTAGCAGTGGATAACCCATGAAATTGCTCATGGATTTTTTTTTAATAGGACATGTTATGGGAAGAAAACAATTTTCACTGATAATAATCTTTACCGCTCTCTTGGCCTTATGGGTCGCGGGATGTAGCTTGGACCACGGCCTTGAACCAATTCGGAGTGGCATACAGGGGACTATCAAATATATCGGGAAATGGCCGCAGAACACAGCTGAGGTCCGCATTGTTGCAGCGACCAAATTTCCGCCGACCGATATCAATGATCTTATCATTGGAGATATCCTCCCTATTGGTGGTGATTCCACCATTTACACTTTCTATCTTGCTCCAGGCGATTATTATGTTGGGTTGGTGTGGCGCGAGCGAAATGCGGCTTGGGGCATTCAAAGTATTTTTGGCATTTATACCGAACCAGGCAATGCTTTTGCACCAGCGTCAATTCATGTTCCCGATGACAGAACCATCGTCACTGGCAAGGACATCATTGCTGACTTCGCTTATGCAAGGAAAGCTACAAATAGCAGTATTTCAGGCACTATCAAATTTCTCGGCCAATGGCCTGCTGGATCCGAGAATTGCATGGTGATTGCGACAACCAAATTTCCCCCTGCGACACTCCTTGATTTAGCCTTTAGTGGTTTACAACCAGCCAATGTGGACTCGCTGAATTACTTCATTCCTGCCTCACCAGGTCTATATCGCGCCGTGGGGGTGGTCATAAAGAAAGTCAACCAACCATGGGCTCTAGAGAATGTGGTCGGCCTCCTTTTGAAAGACATCGTCGTCGCCACGGATAGCAGCCAAGTGACCAACGTGAATTTTGTGGTTTATTTCTAAAAATCGATGTTCATAAGTATTCACTTAAATTCGGTATATTAACATGAAAAATACGAAATTTCTCTTAATAATCATCAGCGCTATAACCTTCCCCATTCAATCGATTCTGGGGCAGCCCAGCAATACCTATGGGATATTGATCGGAAAAGTGATCGATTCAGCCACGGGTATCCCACTTCCTGGGGCCAATGTGATGTTGATGCAAACAGTAATGGGGGCATCCAGCGATTTAAATGGGAATTTTAAAGTCAATCGCATCCCCCCAGGCAAATATAACGTCAAAGCCACGATGATGGGCTATAAGAGTCAAACTGTTTCGGTAGACATCCCTGCGGGTCAAACCATTTCAATAGAGTTCCGATTAGAGGAGACAGTAATCGAAAGCCCTACGCTTGTAGTGACGGCCAGCAAAAAAGCCCAGAGCTTTC from candidate division KSB1 bacterium includes these protein-coding regions:
- a CDS encoding TetR family transcriptional regulator codes for the protein MKQNSNDKRERILKAATQIFAQHGFYKSTIAQIAKLANVADGTIYLYFKNKDDLLISLFEEEMVKIIRRMKEEVAKEEGFENKIRKFIQIHLEVIASNKELAEVLQIELRQSHKFMKEYMGSKLNDYLNIISSIIIQGQKNGEVRPDIIPGIAKRILFGALDELSGFWVLSKNKRYSLATSAQTLGDIFIYGILAKPTSAGH